The following is a genomic window from Methylomarinum vadi.
TCCAGCCTCTTTAACGCCGTCAACGCATCCTCGGGAGAGAATTCCAACCGGCCCTGCTTCGCCCACTCACGAAGATGGGATTTCGCTTGGTTCTGCATGGTTGGCTCGCTGTCGACGCTGAGCACATTAACGTTATCCGCAGCCGATAGAATAGACAACGTGGTAATGCCGGTTCCGCCCCCTAACTCCAACACCTGAACCGTGTCATAGGACTTACCGCAGCAATAATGCTTGACGGCTTCGCCAACCAGACGACTCATTTCCGGCGCTAACGGGCTGATCAATTTTAGCATTTCATAGTCCTGACCAATCACCCCGGCAAACATGGCATCGTACTGTTTATCCATGCTTAAGAAGCCTCTTTTTGCTCCAGTTTACGCTGATAGGCGGCCAGTTGCTCGGGTGTGGCTTCGGCCTGAAATTTTTCTTTCCATTCACTATAAGGCATGCCGTAGACAATCTCCCTCGCTTGCTCGTAATCGATCGTTTCACCCTGCTCCGCTGCGGCGGCTACATACCACTTGGCCAGGCAATTGCGGCAAAAATCCGCCAATATCATCAAATCGATGTTCTGCACCTCGGAGTGCTGTTGCAAATGTTTGATTAATTGCCTGAAAACAGCGGCCTCGTATTTGGTTTTGTCGTTTTCGTTCATATGTTCTTCCAAAAAAAAGCTATTCTATCAAAAATAGGATTTAGCTAATGTACAATAGCGACTAAAGATTTTACAATTGACGATCAGGTTCTTAATCCTAATTCGTAGACGTGCAAATACATAGTTCATCCCTGGTTTATAATCCTGTCCCGAATAGGCGCCCGGCTAGCGGACTTGACGTTAATACGCCGACAGCCGCCGACAAGGAACCTAATGAGGACAAACGCCTCCAACAGGGTATTAATAACAACACAGTAGATACTGCTGCTACATTTAAAGCCAGCGAAAGATCGCTACGTCACCCCAATACAACAACGCCTATGGCTCCTAGCCAAATCACCAACAGCCGGATACAAAAAGCCCTGAATTTCTACACAGAGACTGTCAGACAACCCATGGCAGAGCAGCCTTCACAGCTCAGCGGCATTGATTATTTCGTCTGACACACATCACCTGACTACCATGAAACAATTACTCGAATTCATTCCTATTATTCTGTTCTTTGTTTTTTATAAACTGTACGATATTTATGTCGCTACGGGCGTCGTCATTGTCGCGACGATTGTTCAAGTCGCCATTACTTGGATCAAGTATCGCAAAGTCGAAAAGATGCAATGGATTACCTTGGCTTTGATCATCGTGATGGGCGGCGCGACAATCTACCTCCAGAATGAAAACTTTATCAAATGGAAACTCACCATTATCGAGTGGTTATTCGGCTTTGCCTTTCTCGGCAGCCAGTTTGTCGGCCAAAAAACCTTCGTCGAACGCATGATGGGAACCAATCTGGAATTACCTGCTACGATCTGGAAACGGCTCAACCTGATCTGGTCGTTTTTTTTCATCGGCGTCGGTTGCCTGAATCTATATGTGATGTATACGTTCAACACAGACGACTGGGTCACTTTCAAAACCTTTATCGTCCCCGGCCTGATGGTCGTTTTTATTATCCTGCAGATGATTTATTTATATAAGTACCTACCCGAAACAGAGGAAAAATAGTGTTATACGCCATTATCAGCGAAGATACCGAAGATAGCCTTCAAAAGCGCTTATCGGCTCGTCCGGCACACTTGCAACGTTTGCAACAATTACAGGACGAGGGGCGTCTGGTTCTCGCCGGGCCGCACCCGGCCATCGACAGCGACAATCCGGGAGACACCGGATTTAGCGGTAGTCTGGTCGTTGCCGAATTCGCCAGCCTTGGGGAAGCCCAGAGCTGGGCGGATACGGACCCTTACCAAGAAGCAGGCGTCTATTCCCGTGTTACCGTTAAACCATTCAAACAGGTCTTTCCTCAATGACATCAGAAACCATCAGACAAAAACTGCATGACGCATTCAATCCCGATTTGCTCGAAATAATCGATGACAGCGCAGAACACGCCGGCCATATCGGCGCTCAAAACGGCGGCGGCCATTATTACGTCACCATCGTAGCCGATAGTTTCAGCGGAAAGTCGCTAGTCCAGCGCCATCAGCTAATTTATCAGGCTCTAGGTGACATGATGAAAAATGAAATTCATGCACTGGGCATTAACGCTTTAACCCCTTCCGAACATAAAATCTAAGGAAAACAATAAATGAATAAAAAAATAATTCCCCTGCTTCTGGCCAGCACTACCCTCTTGCCCGGCTGTTTCGAACAAAAAACACAAGACTCTACGCAATCGGCCGCACCGACTGTCAGTAAAGAGGACGCGGTAGCCGTTGTTAATGGCACCTACATCAGTAAGCAAAGCCTGGAAAATCTGGAACAAGAAATACAACAACGCAGCCATGGCCAGACTTTCCCCAAGGAACAACTGCTGGAAGAATTGATCCAACGCGAATTATTGGTTCAGGATGCGCTGAAAAAACAATTGGACAAAACCCCGGATTTCATCGAACGCATGCAAACGGTTCGCAATTCATTGTTGTCCCAAGCCGATTTGAAAAATTTTATGGAATCCCATCCTATAACGGACGAAGAAATCAAGGCCGAATACGACAGTAAAATGGCTAATGCCGGCACCGAATACAAAGCCCGCCATATCCTGGTCAAAAGCGAAGATGAAGCCAAGAAATTGATCGAAGAACTGAAAAAAGGCGCCGACTTTGCTGAATTGGCAAAATCAAAATCGACCGGCCCATCGGGACCACAGGGCGGGGATTTGGGATGGTTCACCGCGGACCGCATGGTACCCCCTTTCTCTGAAGCCGTTATCGCCTTGGAAAATGGCAAGTTCAGCGAAGAACCGGTCGAAACTCAATTCGGCTGGCATGTTATTTTGAGAGAAGACTCCAGAGCGCAAACCCCGCCTCCGCTTGAAGCCGTCAAAGACCAAATTCGTCAGATGCTGCAGCGACAACAAATACAAAGCATGATGGAAAACCTGCGCAAACAGGCCAAAGTGGAAGTGCTGCTGACACAGGCCGAAGAAAAGAAAGCTCAGCCTGACCAAGAAACCGCTGGCGAAACCGAAGAAACGGCAACCGAACAACAAGAAAACGAAGCAGCGCCAGCCGAACAATCCGAGCAGCCAGCAGAAACACAAGAACAAGAAACGACTGACCCAAAAACAGCGGAATAAAACTTGACCAACGGAAGTGCCGATTAAATCGGCACTCTCTTACTCTTATTGAAATACATCGAAAAACCAATGACTGCTATTTAACCCCCCCCTCTACTCCAGCGGGCACGAATCTTCGCAGCAACCTGCTTTAGAATTTTCCAAATTCAATCCGAGAATCTGATCATTCTCTTCTTGCGCTTGATCTTTTTGCCTTTCTTGCCAACGGCTTTACAACGTTTTTTGGCCAAGTCAATCAACATTTCCTGGGCACCGATTCGCTGAGTGTCGTTCTTGGGCCGACGTTGAATGTAGCTCCCGTCCGACTGCATCTCCCAAACACTGCGTTGATTGCCCAGTTGAACATCCAGTATTTCACGTAAATCGGCTTTCAGTTCGTCTTTTTGCACAGGGGTGACAACTTCGACCCGACTTTCCAGATTGCGTTTCATGCAATCGGCCGAGCCGATGAAATATTCTTCCTCGCCACCGTTTTGAAAATAAAAAATCCGGGTATGTTCGAGGAAACGTCCGACGATACTGATCACCTTGACATTATCGGATATTCCCGGAATTCCCGGCCGCAAGCGACAAGTATCACGAATGATCAAATCGACCTTGACGCCCGCTTGAGAGGCCCGGTATAGGGCGGCGGTAATATCGGCGTCTTCCAGCGCATTCATTTTGAACTGGATCAAACCGGGCTGTTCATTACTGTGCTTGCTGATTTCACGGTCGATTTTTTCCAACAAACTGGGCTTCAATACTTTCGGCGCAGTCAGCAGCCTTTGATAATTACGCTTGGGCACCAAGCCGGTCGTCAAGAAGTTGAATAACTCGGTCAATTCCTCACCGATATGGGGATCGCAGATTAGAATACCGAGGTCCGTATACAAGCGCGCAGTGCCGGCGTGATAATTGCCGGTACCGATATGGGCATAACGGCGGAGACCGTTATAATCCTGGCGTACGACATAGACCACCTTACAATGGGTTTTCAAGCCGACCACACCGTAGGTAACATGTATTCCCGCCTGCTCCATGCGCTGGGCCCATTTGATATTGGCCGATTCATCGAAACGCGCCTTTAATTCGACGACCACCGCCACCTGCTTGCCGTTCAATGCGGCATCGATCAAATATTGAACGATCTTAGTTCCCGCCGAAGTACGGTATAAAGTCATTTTTATGGCTTGAACACTCGGGTCGCGACTGGCTTCCTTGACAAACCGTTCCACCGACGTGACAAACGATTCGTAGGGATGCTGCAGCAAGATCTCACCTTGTTCCCTGATTGCATGAAAAATATTGGTTGCGCCGACCAGCTTGGGGTGGTCACAAGGGTGATGCGGCGGATCGAGCAAATCGGCCCGGGGAATTCCGGCGATTTGAAACAAATCCGACATCGCCAGGCGCTGGTCCACAACAAAGACATCTTGTTCTTCATTCAAACCCAATTCGGCCGCCAGCATGCCGCTTTGTTGCTTACCCATCGTCGAAGCGACTTCCAGCCTCACAACCGACGCGAATTTACGTTCGCGCAATTCGGATTCGATCATCTGCAACAAATCATCGGCCTGCTCCTCGTCCTTTTCCGTAATGGCGTTGCGAGTGACGCGAAAAATCTCGCAATAACCGATTTTCATGCCGGGAAACAATAAATCGAGGTTATTCGCAATCAAGTCGGCAAGATCGATATATAAAAGTTCCTCGCCAACCTGAATAAAGCGCGAAACACCGCCACTTACAGGCACCTTGATCCGTACCTGGGTCAGTTCCTCCGGTTTATTGACATAGACACCGGCCAACAGATTCAGGGACAAATTGGAGATAAAGGGAAAAGGATGGGCCGGATCGATGGCTTGAGGCGTTACTAACGGAAAAATGTTTTGGATATAATGCTCCCGCATCAATTGCTGCTGTTTTACCGGCAATTTGGAATAAGGTACGATGGCAATGTCTTGTTGCTCCAACAATGCCATCACCTTAACCAATAACTGCTGTTTTTTGGCCTCCAGCTCTCGGACCACGGCATAACATTCGTCAATTTGTCGTTGCGGACTACGGCCATCGACGCTCAATTCGCTGATACCCGCCCCAACCTGCTGTTTGAGGCCGCCTATACGCTTCATGAAAAATTCGTCCAGATTGGAACTGACGATCGCCAGAAACTTGACCCGTTCCAACAGAGGCGTCCGCTCATCCTCGGCTTCGTGCAATACCCGCTTATTGAATTC
Proteins encoded in this region:
- a CDS encoding DUF1244 domain-containing protein, producing MNENDKTKYEAAVFRQLIKHLQQHSEVQNIDLMILADFCRNCLAKWYVAAAAEQGETIDYEQAREIVYGMPYSEWKEKFQAEATPEQLAAYQRKLEQKEAS
- a CDS encoding septation protein A, with protein sequence MKQLLEFIPIILFFVFYKLYDIYVATGVVIVATIVQVAITWIKYRKVEKMQWITLALIIVMGGATIYLQNENFIKWKLTIIEWLFGFAFLGSQFVGQKTFVERMMGTNLELPATIWKRLNLIWSFFFIGVGCLNLYVMYTFNTDDWVTFKTFIVPGLMVVFIILQMIYLYKYLPETEEK
- a CDS encoding YciI family protein, with amino-acid sequence MLYAIISEDTEDSLQKRLSARPAHLQRLQQLQDEGRLVLAGPHPAIDSDNPGDTGFSGSLVVAEFASLGEAQSWADTDPYQEAGVYSRVTVKPFKQVFPQ
- a CDS encoding BolA family protein; the encoded protein is MTSETIRQKLHDAFNPDLLEIIDDSAEHAGHIGAQNGGGHYYVTIVADSFSGKSLVQRHQLIYQALGDMMKNEIHALGINALTPSEHKI
- a CDS encoding peptidylprolyl isomerase, producing MNKKIIPLLLASTTLLPGCFEQKTQDSTQSAAPTVSKEDAVAVVNGTYISKQSLENLEQEIQQRSHGQTFPKEQLLEELIQRELLVQDALKKQLDKTPDFIERMQTVRNSLLSQADLKNFMESHPITDEEIKAEYDSKMANAGTEYKARHILVKSEDEAKKLIEELKKGADFAELAKSKSTGPSGPQGGDLGWFTADRMVPPFSEAVIALENGKFSEEPVETQFGWHVILREDSRAQTPPPLEAVKDQIRQMLQRQQIQSMMENLRKQAKVEVLLTQAEEKKAQPDQETAGETEETATEQQENEAAPAEQSEQPAETQEQETTDPKTAE
- the ppk1 gene encoding polyphosphate kinase 1, with product MSSTSANNELAESLPTTAQPHFEAADPQWYLNRELTWLEFNKRVLHEAEDERTPLLERVKFLAIVSSNLDEFFMKRIGGLKQQVGAGISELSVDGRSPQRQIDECYAVVRELEAKKQQLLVKVMALLEQQDIAIVPYSKLPVKQQQLMREHYIQNIFPLVTPQAIDPAHPFPFISNLSLNLLAGVYVNKPEELTQVRIKVPVSGGVSRFIQVGEELLYIDLADLIANNLDLLFPGMKIGYCEIFRVTRNAITEKDEEQADDLLQMIESELRERKFASVVRLEVASTMGKQQSGMLAAELGLNEEQDVFVVDQRLAMSDLFQIAGIPRADLLDPPHHPCDHPKLVGATNIFHAIREQGEILLQHPYESFVTSVERFVKEASRDPSVQAIKMTLYRTSAGTKIVQYLIDAALNGKQVAVVVELKARFDESANIKWAQRMEQAGIHVTYGVVGLKTHCKVVYVVRQDYNGLRRYAHIGTGNYHAGTARLYTDLGILICDPHIGEELTELFNFLTTGLVPKRNYQRLLTAPKVLKPSLLEKIDREISKHSNEQPGLIQFKMNALEDADITAALYRASQAGVKVDLIIRDTCRLRPGIPGISDNVKVISIVGRFLEHTRIFYFQNGGEEEYFIGSADCMKRNLESRVEVVTPVQKDELKADLREILDVQLGNQRSVWEMQSDGSYIQRRPKNDTQRIGAQEMLIDLAKKRCKAVGKKGKKIKRKKRMIRFSD